From a single Lolium rigidum isolate FL_2022 chromosome 7, APGP_CSIRO_Lrig_0.1, whole genome shotgun sequence genomic region:
- the LOC124670806 gene encoding farnesyl pyrophosphate synthase-like: MGALAASITSHVPPGLLASLAALPNPGELVRRAVRLEDELRELLRLNARDGAAAEQGGNRAQQTRERFLRAYERLKSELLDDRTFNFDFTDETRQWVAKMMDYNVPGGKLNRGLSVIDSYMLLREGTEVDDEDFYLACVLGWCIEWLQASALVLDDITDNAYTRRDNLCWYKLPTVGLSAINDGVLLKCHVQAIIKRYFKEKFYFVDLMELWNEIGLQTAMGQMLDLITTHTGAKDLARYRIQGYRRIVKYKTSYYSFYLPVACALLLNGAKLSDYVELKNVLIEMGVYFQIQDDYLDCFGDPQVIGKVGTDIEDYKCSWLIVQAMELANENEMKILYENYGKSSPECVAAVKNVYKELDLQDIFLEYESRVYKHLVSTIDAEPDRAIREILKIFLKKIYRRKK, translated from the exons ATGGGGGCGTTGGCAGCGTCGATCACGTCGCACGTGCCGCCGGGGCTGCTGGCGTCGCTGGCGGCGCTGCCGAACCCGGGCGAGCTGGTGCGGCGGGCGGTGCGGCTGGAGGACGAGCTGAGGGAGTTGCTCCGGCTGAATGCCCGTGACGGAGCGGCGGCGGAGCAGGGAGGCAACAGGGCGCAGCAGACGCGGGAGCGGTTCCTGCGCGCGTACGAGCGGCTCAAGAGCGAGCTCCTCGACGACCGCACTTTCAACTTCGACTTCACCGACGAGACCAGGCAGTGGGTCGCCAAG ATGATGGACTACAATGTACCCGGAG GTAAACTGAACCGTGGGCTGTCGGTGATCGACAGCTACATGTTGCTGCGTGAAGGGACGGAGGTAGACGACGAGGACTTCTACCTCGCCTGCGTACTCGGATGGTGCATCGAATGG CTGCAGGCATCCGCGCTGGTGCTGGACGACATCACAGACAACGCCTACACGAGGCGCGACAACCTCTGCTGGTACAAGCTGCCAACG GTTGGTCTGTCAGCGATAAACGATGGTGTGCTGCTCAAGTGCCACGTTCAGGCCATCATCAAGAGGTACTTCAAGGAGAAGTTCTACTTCGTGGACCTCATGGAGCTGTGGAACGAG ATCGGCTTGCAGACTGCCATGGGGCAGATGCTGGACCTCATCACTACCCACACCGGTGCAAAGGATCTCGCCAGATACAGAATCCAAGG TTATCGCCGCATTGTCAAGTACAAGACATCGTACTACTCCTTCTACCTGCCG GTTGCCTGCGCTTTACTCCTGAATGGTGCGAAATTGAGCGATTACGTCGAGCTAAAAAATGTTCTCATCGAAATGGGAGTATACTTTCAGATACAG GACGACTACCTGGATTGTTTCGGAGACCCTCAAGTTATTGGCAAG GTTGGAACTGACATAGAAGACTACAAGTGCTCATGGCTAATAGTCCAAGCTATGGAACTGGCTAATGAGAATGAGATGAAGATACTATAC GAAAACTACGGCAAATCTtccccagaatgtgttgcggcagTGAAGAATGTTTATAAGGAGCTCGACCTTCAG GACATATTTTTGGAGTACGAGTCAAGAGTTTACAAGCATCTGGTTTCAACCATTGACGCCGAACCAGACCGCGCTATTCGTGAGATATTGAAGATCTTCCTGAAGAAGATTTACAGGAGGAAGAAGTAG
- the LOC124670976 gene encoding BTB/POZ and MATH domain-containing protein 2-like — protein sequence MAASHTPVESMASRCTPTTARATLTFEIAGYSLRKGMGRGKSVRSAPVSVGGYNWCIGCCPDVGTGETNDYLTVFLMLLSNPAEPRALYDLRLVNKARGLSSSVVSCLESPMVFNCDHNPIALEAIERSRLEGSRLLQDDCLVIECDLTVFKEPLIVDESAGLQIPPSNLSENLGNLLKTGEEADVTFEIEGEIFPVHKIVLAMRSPVFKAQLYGPMRDKTIQKITVEDMQPAVFGALLHFIYTDLLPSMEDLDDDEKKEMVKHLLVAADRYAIERLKMMCEGILCKNLDVESVGTMLALADQHQCIRLTDACVQFLISSYNMDDGIASQISVHLNKVCPADLRGILERLALSHKI from the coding sequence ATGGCAGCTTCCCACACGCCAGTAGAAAGTATGGCTTCGAGGTGcacgccgacgacggcgagggccACGCTCACGTTCGAGATCGCTGGGTACAGCCTGCGTAAGGGCATGGGAAGAGGCAAATCCGTCAGGTCAGCTCCCGTCTCCGTTGGCGGGTACAATTGGTGCATCGGTTGCTGTCCTGACGTCGGAACTGGTGAAACCAACGACTACCTAACAGTCTTCCTCATGCTCCTGAGCAATCCCGCTGAACCGAGGGCGCTCTACGACTTGAGATTGGTTAACAAGGCCAGGGGGCTTTCCTCGTCGGTGGTCTCCTGCTTAGAATCACCCATGGTGTTCAATTGCGATCACAATCCTATTGCCTTGGAGGCCATCGAGAGAAGCAGGCTGGAGGGGTCTAGGCTACTGCAGGACGACTGCCTCGTGATTGAGTGCGACCTCACTGTGTTCAAAGAGCCACTTATTGTTGACGAATCTGCGGGGCTCCAGATACCACCATCAAACTTGTCTGAGAACCTAGGAAATTTGCTGAAGACAGGGGAGGAAGCAGACGTGACATTTGAGATTGAAGGGGAGATCTTTCCAGTGCACAAGATTGTTCTTGCTATGCGGTCGCCGGTCTTCAAGGCACAACTCTATGGACCGATGAGAGACAAGACGATACAGAAGATAACTGTCGAAGATATGCAGCCTGCTGTTTTTGGTGCGTTGCTTCACTTCATCTACACGGATTTGTTGCCTTCCATGGAAGATCTTGATGATGATGAGAAGAAAGAAATGGTTAAGCACTTACTGGTTGCTGCAGATCGGTATGCAATTGAAAGGTTGAAGATGATGTGTGAAGGTATTCTCTGCAAAAATCTTGATGTCGAATCTGTTGGTACCATGTTAGCTCTAGCTGATCAGCATCAATGCATAAGGCTCACAGATGCGTGCGTTCAATTTCTCATTTCTTCATATAATATGGATGATGGGATTGCAAGCCAAATATCTGTGCACTTAAATAAAGTATGCCCTGCTGACTTACGAGGTATCTTGGAGAGACTAGCGCTGTCTCACAAAATTTAG
- the LOC124669283 gene encoding BTB/POZ and MATH domain-containing protein 1-like encodes MAASHTPVERMASRCTPTTARATLAFEVAGYSLHKGMDKGEYILSTPFSVGGYRWCIGYCPDGSDEINEYLLFILVFLNKETESRALYDLRLVNKASGLLASVGSCLKSPRVFSHLDGLKKSFATGFMKKSELDGSGLLQDDRLMIECDLTVIKEPLVEEIAEVQMPPSNLSSNLGNLLTTGEEEADVTFQVEGEDFSAHKIVLAMQSPVFKAELYGPMKGKTTRKITVQDMQPPVFSALLHFIYTDALPSMEDLDDDERKEMVKHLLVAADRYAVERLKMICEGVLCRSLDVESVATMLALADQHQCSRLRDACVLFLKSSDRMDSVVASPGYVHLKESSPAVLGDILERLALSRRI; translated from the exons ATGGCAGCATCCCACACGCCAGTAGAAAGGATGGCGTCGAGGTGcacgccgacgacggcgagggcgacgctCGCGTTCGAGGTCGCTGGGTACAGCCTGCATAAGGGCATGGACAAAGGTGAATACATACTGTCAACTCCCTTCTCCGTTGGCGGGTACCGCTGGTGCATCGGTTACTGTCCTGACGGAAGTGATGAAATCAATGAATACCTACTATTCATCCTCGTGTTCCTGAACAAGGAAACTGAATCGAGGGCGCTCTACGACTTGAGATTGGTCAACAAGGCCAGCGGCCTGTTGGCATCGGTAGGCTCCTGCTTGAAATCACCCAGGGTGTTTAGTCATCTCGACGGCCTTAAGAAGTCTTTTGCCACGGGGTTCATGAAGAAAAGCGAGCTGGATGGGTCTGGGCTACTGCAGGATGACCGCCTCATGATTGAGTGCGACCTCACTGTGATCAAGGAGCCACTCGTTGAAGAAATTGCCGAGGTCCAGATGCCACCATCAAACTTGTCTAGCAACCTCGGAAATCTGCTAACGACAGGGGAGGAA GAAGCAGATGTGACGTTCCAGGTTGAAGGGGAGGATTTCTCCGCGCACAAGATTGTGCTTGCTATGCAGTCGCCGGTCTTCAAGGCAGAACTCTACGGACCCATGAAAGGCAAGACGACACGGAAAATAACCGTCCAAGATATGCAGCCTCCTGTTTTCAGTGCGTTGCTTCACTTCATCTACACGGATGCGTTGCCTTCCATGGAAGATCTTGATGATGATGAGAGGAAAGAAATGGTTAAGCACTTGCTAGTCGCCGCAGACCGGTATGCAGTTGAAAGGTTGAAGATGATATGTGAAGGCGTTCTCTGCAGAAGTCTTGATGTCGAATCTGTTGCTACCATGTTAGCTCTAGCTGATCAGCACCAATGCAGCAGGCTCAGAGATGCGTGTGTTCTGTTTCTCAAGTCTTCAGATAGAATGGATAGTGTGGTTGCAAGCccgggatatgtgcacttgaaagAATCAAGCCCTGCTGTCTTAgggg ATATCTTGGAGAGACTAGCACTGTCTCGCAGAATTTAG